A single Penaeus vannamei isolate JL-2024 chromosome 22, ASM4276789v1, whole genome shotgun sequence DNA region contains:
- the LOC138865874 gene encoding cyclin-dependent kinase inhibitor 1C-like — translation MAPAMQDMAPATVPTTNRSNSPSTQAPVPAPAPIAAPTRAPSSVPATAPDSAPAPASASAPAPPPAAPQPSLQQGKQETNGEIKDLLQILLDEADDAYDTTTDGSAISFPREVVRVPPRPQQNQPVVGLGNGQVINVSK, via the coding sequence ATGGCCCCCGCAATGCAAGACATGGCGCCGGCCACAGTACCAACAACCAACAGGAGCAACAGCCCATCAACTCAAGCACCAGTACCAGCTCCAGCCCCAATTGCAGCTCCAACCCGAGCACCGTCTTCTGTACCAGCAACGGCACCAGATTCAGCACCAGCTCCAGCATCAGCATCGGCACCAGCTCCACCACCAGCCGCACCCCAGCCCTCACTGCAGCAGGGCAAACAGGAGACCAACGgagaaataaaagatctgctacaAATACTACTTGATGAAGCAGATGATGCCTATGATACAACAACAGACGGCTCAGCAATCTCATTTCCACGAGAGGTTGTTCGCGTTCCTCCTCGACCACAACAAAACCAACCTGTAGTGGGCCTTGGGAATGGTCAAGTAATCAATGTCTCCAAATAA